The region AGAGGGCAGCCCTGCCTCTCTCTCTCGAAAGCCATCAGTGGGCACCTCCTGGGACTATAAAAGCAGAGATCTGTGGCTCCCCAGACTGAGCATCACCCTGTGCCTCAGGCCTGGCATAAACAGGGAGCCGGGCAGGGTGAAGCTTCCCaggctcacagctgctgctccatcatgctcagtgcagctgccccagctgaaCCCAAACCCTCTGCCCCATGAGCACAGCTCACCTTCCTGGGCCAGCATGGATATGAAGGTACAGATGAACTCATCGTAGTTGTGGGTTCTCCTCTGGTCATCAATCTACAAAGAGACAAATCCACAAATAATCCACAAGCCgggggcagggagaagggagagttCAAGGTTAACAGGGGACAAAGAACTGGCATGCCTGGCCCAGCCCACAGACTAAGGAGACAAGCAGGAAGGGACCCACCTCCCAGACTATCCTGGGCCAGGGCACAAGTAGGACTGTCTCCATCCCCGTTCAGATGCTGGCATGTTCCACAAAGGGCAGCTAGGAAGatgtgagggtgggcagggaggcATCTCTGCAGACTCTCCCCTGCCTCCTATCAGTGCTGATGTTCATCCCAGAGCTGTATCACCCTCCCCCAGGATGTCGGGGCTGTGGTCCGCCCCGCTgagagctctgccctgctgagcTGTTTGGTAACAGGGAAGGGACTCCTGAATGCTCCTCATCGCCATTCTCAGCTGAACCGCTCTCCCTCCATTTGTGCATAAAACCACCCCAGAAAAAAGCCTTTGGGCAGCTAAATCAGCAATACAAACAAGCCACCAACACACcttgaattttttcctcttctctacctcctccttCAGGCAGGCCTCGTAGTTTGCAATCTCTGCTTCCACACACTTGAGCAGCGCCAGCAGCTCCTACCAGGATCAAGCAGACCAAACGTGAGCACAGAcccagccacagcccaggagccagcagggtGAGCTGGCAGGTGTTCCTCTCTGTGCTAGGAAAGGGAGGatccaaaggaaaaacacttgCTGGGGGAAAGCAAGGAGATCAGTTCATTGTAGGGAATTCACTGCGGCCAGCCCCAGGGGAGGtgggctctgccccagccccatATACCTGGTTTTAGGACAGGGGGAGGGGCTGCCTGTGTGCCAGAACCACCCCCCCCAGGACCTGCTTCCcctcaaaaaagaaatctgaagaCTTCCCTTTGGAATATCAGTTTCTATCCAGCTCTCCTCCAGGGAGCCCTTGGTGCTGCCTGAGCCTGGTCCTGTCCCCTGGCTAGAGGGCACAGACAGGCTGTGAAACCACCAGCGGGCTGGGGCTTGGGGATGCAGGGTCTCACCAGCCCCTGGCCCagaggagagcacagcaggCTGAACATCTCAGCTGCAGAGACAGGGGCTGCGCCCACTACCAAGGCAAAGGTCCCCGAGATGACGCAAGGCACAAAAcctgcactgccctgtgccTCGAGGCGCGGCTGCGACGACACGCGAGGGGACAGCGTGCACATGCGGTTCAGTCACTGCCAGCGCTGCTGCGCCTCCGGGTGAGCTCCACGCTCCCAGGGCTGTCGCAGCACAAAACTCACCTTGGGAGAATACTTTTCCCCCCCAGGGTGATCACTGGTCCTGCCAAGTCCCACCTTCTCTTTGCTGTCACTGGCCTCACtgccctccttctcctccagttTGATCGCAACTGGGGCCTCTTCACCGGGTTTGATGGAAGAGGGGGAGTTTTTCCCATCTACACACAGGGGAAGGAAGCATTAGGAGCTATTGCAGAGGACTGGCATCCACTCCCACAATCAAAGGACAACTGTCCTGTCACCCTAGGTGAGATTACCACCCCCTACAAGCTGTAAGGCGCTTACCTGCAGCAGCCAGCGGGCAGAACACGCCGTCCTCAGTGAGGTGCAGCAGCCCGGAGCTGACGATGGGCCCCAGGTCCCTGACAGCCCGGTTGTAGCGCATGCAGTCGACGCGCAGCAGCCCGTCCTCCTCGCCGAACAGCACCTTGGAGATGTGGGAGGTGACGGGGCTGGAGGGGCGCGTGGGGTTGGCCGAGCGGATGGGAGAGCGCAGCGGGGAGTTGAAGGCACTGCCGATCTCGGAGGCGGTGTCCGTGCTCTCATTGCTGGGcgtgggggagggctgggagtGGGTGACCACTGCCACGGCGGCACCCCCGCTGCTCGTCCTGATGGACAGGGGAATGGAAAGATCCTTTTGAGATTCCTTCAGCTTCTCAGCCAGGACATTGATGGTGTTaggctgcaggacagagagCTGGCCATCTGCGGCCCCTGCCACATGCTCTTGCTTCACTTGCCCTTTCCTCTTGTACCTGCCCAGGAACACAGCAGGGAAGGTGAGTAGCTGGTGGAAGGAGGTAGAGgcccagcacagacactgccagctctgtgctcagcagtCCAGGCTGCCTGCTGGGATGAAACAAGGTCTGAAACACTTCCAGGTCACCCCCAGTGCCATCAGCTTCTCTTGCAGCACCCGAGCACCACTGAACCACTCAGTCCCAGGGATCCCTACACTGCTGGGAGGCACAGGGTGCTGTGTACCCCCTGCTCTTCTTCCAAAGCACCCTTGCTGTGACTGCAACCTCCTGGCCTTAGCAGCAGTCCAAGCACATTAACAACTGTCACCAGGAGCTGAACTGGCAATTGGCACTGTGAACCAAGGTTCCTCAAAGCCCCAAAGCCTGCTGCCAATACACAGTTACTCTCAGGGCAGCTGAAATTCAGAGTTGGCTGTGAAGAGCTACAGAAGGACTTCACAAAATCCAGTGAGTGAAAAGTAAAAGGGCAGGTGAAGAGATGAACAGAACTATCGGAGAGCTAAGGAAAGAGGTATGGGAAGTCCTCACTGACGGTTCTGCAAATGTCAGCTCCCGGCCCCCCACCCTCAGCTCAAGCTGTCACCTGATGGCTGAGTTGGTGTTACGAACTTCctcctcatcatcatcatcatagTCATCCTCATCGTCCGAGTACTGCTGGTGCTGTCGGACTGGGACCCGGTTGCGACCCACTCCTGCCGCAAGGTCTTCCTCTTCCTGCAACACACCATTGCTGAaggcaggctggcagcagggcaaggaggaAGAGCCCAGTGGACTCATCCTTGGTCCAGCTTAACACCAGGACTTGTGTCTTTTGAGAGGAAACAGGGACCCTTCCCCATTTTTGCTCAGTTTACCCACATTAAGGTTAACCTCCTTTGTCAGGTCAGTCTTTATTTAtgctcctccctcccagcctgggttagtgctgggccaggctggctgcaaggcagggctgggcttaGGCCAGCTGACAGCCATGCTCCCACAGAGGTGAGGGACTGGAGGCAAAGAGCTCAGCTTGATTCAGGCGTGCTGCTGGCCTGGCGCTCCAGCCTACCTGCATGGGGGACTTGGCATAGTTGTGGTTATCCAGGAAGGCTGGCAGTCTCTGCACAATGGGGTTGGGGTTTGCTGGAGGGGCCCCATTGATACCGCTCGCTGTCGTCTTTGGCACCGGTTTGGATTTGCTGGGGGGGCTCTGCGTGGCCGGGGGGTGTCCCTGGCTGGTGGGTTCATCAGTGCCATCTGCCACACAAGCACAGCATTCCATTCATCACCAGCACTGTCACCTTTTACTCCATGTCCTCTACCACCTCTTACTCACCCAGGTGAGAGAGGAGCTCTTACACTCCTCCAGACCACCACACCCACCTCCAGCTGTCACTGGTGTCCCCAAGCTCCAGCCCTCCTACTTTGAAGCTTCGCATCCCTCTGACTACCCCCCAGGCACAGAGGCATCACCCACACCTCAGCACAGTGCACATGGAGCAGGGCTCACAGAAAAGGAAGTGAAGATCACAGTGAAACTGTCCAAGCTCCAGGTCAGGCAGCTGTTGTCACCACCCTGGGTTCATTCCATGGCAGGCCAGGCTGGCAACACTGCTGGTACAAGGTCCTACCTGGATGGGTGCTCTCTGGAGTCACAGTCTTGCTGCTGGCTGGCTTTGCCTCTTCAGCAGGCTGAGACTCCTGAGACTTCTGGGTCTGGATCAGCTCAGGCTGAGTTACTCGGATAAGCTTGAAAGCAAATGACATAGAAACTGCATGCTGGACCAGCAATGACCCAAACCACATCCTTCCCACTCAAGCACTGCAGAGCTCATGAGGGTGAGCCAACACCAAGTGCCCAGGCACACAACCGACACAGGTGAGTCacctcccaggagagcagcaacaGCCAAGCAGCAAGGCTGGTTATCTCCTCTTCCCACGAGACTTTTCCCAAgaccaaacaaaaccctcaaaGCCAgggccctggcagcacaggtAGATGCCCTGAAAACAGCCTCTTCCCCTCACCAGGCCTGGGCTGTCCTACCTGCTGCAAGGCCTCCAGCACAGTCTGGCGGTTCATCTTCAGGATATGCAGTTTGGACTCGTACTTCATCCTCCGGTCAGGCACCACGGCCATCAGGTTGAAGCGGATGTCGTGGTACGGCTCCCTGCAGGAAGGGCAGCGGGCCTCAGCCATGGGATTGTGGTGACAGCCCCTATCCCCACCTCCTGCCTGGGTGTTTTAACACCAACACACCCAAGGCTTCTCCCCAAAACCAAGTCAACCTCACAGTGGCTGGTGAAGCAGTGCAAGGTTGCTTCAGCTACCACACAAAACACTCCTCACAGTCACAGGTTGGttgaggtgggaagggacctgtgAGAGTCATCTGCTCCAGCAGTAACACCCAGAGCTGGTCATCCTGACAACatccagacagcttttgaatatctccagagatggagattccacaacatctttgggcaacctgtgccagtgctgtcACCCTTACACCCAAGCATTCAAGAGGCCCAGCTCAAGACCAGAAGCACCAATCCTTCTCCTATGGACTTGAGCTAACGGGGACCTAACCAGGCCACTCTTAACACTGTGCAGCATTTGCAGGGACTCTGCATCGCACAGGGAATGCAGCTTCTCCGCATGCTCTGCAGGCAAGAGAAGGCAAGGGGCAGAGCAGAGCGCCTGCACCTCTCTATAGGCAACCTTCTCCACCCCCACTTCCACAACCTGCCACTCAGAAACCATAATACAAATAATCCAGGGCAATATGGCAAGGGGCCAGTGCTTGCCCCATGGCCCAGGACATTACCCTGCAGTGGCCAGGCCAATGCGCTCCATGATCACTCTCCTGGCTTTGTCTGTCCATTCCTCGTCGTCTGCCCACGGCCCTGTGATAACAAGACACAGCTGGACTTAAAGCAGGCCATGCTTAAGTGAACCAAGTACATGAAGTGGGTACCTTACCAAAGGGGCTGACAGACAGAAACCTACCTGGCAGGGATAAATAACTGTCTGAAAGACAGAACTGAGTGGTC is a window of Corvus cornix cornix isolate S_Up_H32 chromosome 12, ASM73873v5, whole genome shotgun sequence DNA encoding:
- the BAP1 gene encoding ubiquitin carboxyl-terminal hydrolase BAP1 isoform X1 — protein: MNKGWLELESDPGLFTLLVEDFGVKGVQVEEIYDLQSKCQGPVYGFIFLFKWIEERRSRRKVSTLVDETSVIDDDIVNNMFFAHQLIPNSCATHALLSVLLNCNNVDLGPTLSRMKDFTKGFSPESKGYAIGNAPELAKAHNSHARPEPRHLPEKQNGISAVRTMEAFHFVSYVPIKGRLFELDGLKVYPIDHGPWADDEEWTDKARRVIMERIGLATAGEPYHDIRFNLMAVVPDRRMKYESKLHILKMNRQTVLEALQQLIRVTQPELIQTQKSQESQPAEEAKPASSKTVTPESTHPDGTDEPTSQGHPPATQSPPSKSKPVPKTTASGINGAPPANPNPIVQRLPAFLDNHNYAKSPMQEEEDLAAGVGRNRVPVRQHQQYSDDEDDYDDDDEEEVRNTNSAIRYKRKGQVKQEHVAGAADGQLSVLQPNTINVLAEKLKESQKDLSIPLSIRTSSGGAAVAVVTHSQPSPTPSNESTDTASEIGSAFNSPLRSPIRSANPTRPSSPVTSHISKVLFGEEDGLLRVDCMRYNRAVRDLGPIVSSGLLHLTEDGVFCPLAAADGKNSPSSIKPGEEAPVAIKLEEKEGSEASDSKEKVGLGRTSDHPGGEKYSPKELLALLKCVEAEIANYEACLKEEVEKRKKFKIDDQRRTHNYDEFICTFISMLAQEGMLASLVEQNISVRRRQGVSIGRLHKQRKPDRRKRSRPYKAKRQ
- the BAP1 gene encoding ubiquitin carboxyl-terminal hydrolase BAP1 isoform X3, whose amino-acid sequence is MNKGWLELESDPGLFTLLVEDFGVKGVQVEEIYDLQSKCQGPVYGFIFLFKWIEERRSRRKVSTLVDETSVIDDDIVNNMFFAHQLIPNSCATHALLSVLLNCNNVDLGPTLSRMKDFTKGFSPESKGYAIGNAPELAKAHNSHARPEPRHLPEKQNGISAVRTMEAFHFVSYVPIKGRLFELDGLKVYPIDHGPWADDEEWTDKARRVIMERIGLATAGEPYHDIRFNLMAVVPDRRMKYESKLHILKMNRQTVLEALQQLIRVTQPELIQTQKSQESQPAEEAKPASSKTVTPESTHPDGTDEPTSQGHPPATQSPPSKSKPVPKTTASGINGAPPANPNPIVQRLPAFLDNHNYAKSPMQEEEDLAAGVGRNRVPVRQHQQYSDDEDDYDDDDEEEVRNTNSAIRTSSGGAAVAVVTHSQPSPTPSNESTDTASEIGSAFNSPLRSPIRSANPTRPSSPVTSHISKVLFGEEDGLLRVDCMRYNRAVRDLGPIVSSGLLHLTEDGVFCPLAAADGKNSPSSIKPGEEAPVAIKLEEKEGSEASDSKEKVGLGRTSDHPGGEKYSPKELLALLKCVEAEIANYEACLKEEVEKRKKFKIDDQRRTHNYDEFICTFISMLAQEGMLASLVEQNISVRRRQGVSIGRLHKQRKPDRRKRSRPYKAKRQ
- the BAP1 gene encoding ubiquitin carboxyl-terminal hydrolase BAP1 isoform X2, whose product is MNKGWLELESDPGLFTLLVEDFGVKGVQVEEIYDLQSKCQGPVYGFIFLFKWIEERRSRRKVSTLVDETSVIDDDIVNNMFFAHQLIPNSCATHALLSVLLNCNNVDLGPTLSRMKDFTKGFSPESKGYAIGNAPELAKAHNSHARPEPRHLPEKQNGISAVRTMEAFHFVSYVPIKGRLFELDGLKVYPIDHGPWADDEEWTDKARRVIMERIGLATAGEPYHDIRFNLMAVVPDRRMKYESKLHILKMNRQTVLEALQQLIRVTQPELIQTQKSQESQPAEEAKPASSKTVTPESTHPDGTDEPTSQGHPPATQSPPSKSKPVPKTTASGINGAPPANPNPIVQRLPAFLDNHNYAKSPMQEEEDLAAGVGRNRVPVRQHQQYSDDEDDYDDDDEEEVRNTNSAIRYKRKGQVKQEHVAGAADGQLSVLQPNTINVLAEKLKESQKDLSIPLSIRTSSGGAAVAVVTHSQPSPTPSNESTDTASEIGSAFNSPLRSPIRSANPTRPSSPVTSHISKVLFGEEDGLLRVDCMRYNRAVRDLGPIVSSGLLHLTEDGVFCPLAAADGKNSPSSIKPGEEAPVAIKLEEKEGSEASDSKEKELLALLKCVEAEIANYEACLKEEVEKRKKFKIDDQRRTHNYDEFICTFISMLAQEGMLASLVEQNISVRRRQGVSIGRLHKQRKPDRRKRSRPYKAKRQ